The following coding sequences are from one Melospiza melodia melodia isolate bMelMel2 chromosome 2, bMelMel2.pri, whole genome shotgun sequence window:
- the ITFG2 gene encoding KICSTOR complex protein ITFG2, with amino-acid sequence MRSVSYVQCVALDFAGSLFPHAICLGDADNDTLNELVVGDTNGKLYVYKNDDSKPWAVRSCQGMLTCVRVGDVCNKGKNFVVAVSAEGWFHLFDLTSLNSKHPDASGHHELAGAEEQKPVFKQHIPANTKVMLINDIDGDGKCELVVGYTDRVVRAFRWEDSSENPDHVSGQLILLKKWLLEGQVDSLSVNPGPGGSPELMVSQPGCGYAILLCTWDTEQRDAAAGRDGSAPSSEAPVRDVILHQTSGRIHNKNVSTHLIGSIARGSSENSGSGLFALCTLDGTLKLMEGADKLLWSVQVDHQLFALEKLDVTGNGHEEVVACAWDGQTYIIDHNRTVARFQADENVSAFCAGLYACKEGSNSPCLVYVSFSQKIYIYWDVQLERMESTNLLKILDGDPEFESLLQQLDVDKNDVDAVRNLIHKTLYFPEKYHLSSPSQDPAGTDSSAHCSGIQDPL; translated from the exons aTGCGCTCCGTCAGCTACGTGCAGTGCGTGGCGCTGGACTTCGCCGGCAGCCTCTTCCCGCACGCCATCTGCCTGGGGGACGCCGACAACGACACG CTGAATGAACTCGTGGTGGGAGACACCAATGGAAAGCTCTATGTTTACAAGAATGACGACAGCAAGCCCTGGGCTGTGCGATCTTGCCAAGGAATG CTCACATGTGTCCGTGTGGGAGATGTGTGCAATAAAGGAAAG AATTTCGTGGTGGCAGTGAGTGCAGAAGGCTGGTTTCATCTTTTTGACCTGACTTCTCTGAATTCAAAACACCCAGATGCTTCAGGCCACCATGAGCTGGCAGGGGCAGAAGAGCAGAAGCCAGTGTTCAAGCAGCACATTCCTGCCAACACCAAAGTCATGCTCATCAACGACATTG ATGGAGATGGGAAGTGTGAGTTGGTTGTGGGTTACACTGACAGGGTGGTCCGTGCCTTCCGCTGGGAGGACTCGTCAGAGAACCCAGACCATGTCTCTGGGCAGCTGATCCTGTTGAAGAAATGGCTTCTAGAAGGTCAG GTGGACAGCCTGTCAGTGAACCCAGGCCCTGGTGGCTCACCAGAGCTGATGgtgtcccagccaggctgtggcTATGCCATCCTGCTGTGCACCTGGGACACGGAGCAGCGGGACGCAGCCGCGGGAAGGGACGGGtctgccccgagcag TGAGGCCCCTGTTCGAGATGTGATTCTACACCAAACATCTGGGCGGATTCACAACAAGAATGTCTCCACTCATCTCATTGGCAGCATTGCCCGAG GCTCCAGTGAGAATAGTGGCTCAGGTCTCTTTGCCCTCTGTACTCTGGATG gaaCGCTGAAACTGATGGAGGGAGCAGACAAGCTGCTCTGGTCTGTTCAGGTTGATCACCAGCTCTTTGCTCTGGAGAAGCTGGATGTTACA GGCAATGGGCACGAGGAGGTGGTTGCGTGTGCGTGGGACGGGCAGACGTACATCATCGACCACAACCGCACGGTGGCCAGATTCCAAGCAGATGAGAATGTCAGTGCCTTCTGTGCAG GCCTCTATGCATGCAAAGAAGGGAGCAACAGTCCCTGCCTTGTTTATGTCAGCTTCAGCCAGAAGATCTACATCTACTGGGATGTGCAGCTGGAGAGAATGGAGTCCACCAACCTGCTGAAAATTCTGGATGGTGACCCAGAGTTTGAAagtctcctgcagcagctggatgTAG ACAAAAACGATGTTGATGCTGTCAGAAACCTGATTCACAAAACACTCTATTTTCCTGAGAAATACCATCTCAGCAGCCCCTCGCAGGATCCTGCTGGAACAGATTCTTCTGCCCACTGCAGTGGCATCCAGGACCCCTTATAA
- the FKBP4 gene encoding peptidyl-prolyl cis-trans isomerase FKBP4, which translates to MTAEEMKADGAPLEGVDITPKQDEGVLKVVKREGSGTESPMIGDKVTVHYTGWLLDGTKFDSSLDRKDKFSFDLGKGEVIKAWDIAVATMKIGEICRITCKPEYAYGSAGSPPKIPPNATLIFEIELFEFKGEDLTDEEDGGIIRRIRKKGEGYSRPNEDALVEIQFEGRHGDRVFDKRELRFEIGEGENFDIPHGLEKAIQKMEKSEESVFYLKPSYGFGSAGNEKFKIPPDAELQYEVKLKSFEKAKESWEMNTDEKLEQSSIVKERGTQYFKEGKYKRAALQYKKIVSWLEHESGLSEEEESKAKSLRLAAHLNLAMCHLKLKEYSQALENCNKALELDSNNEKGLFRRGEAHLAVNDFELARADFQKVIQLYPSNKAAKVQLVTCQQKIREQHEKEKKMYANMFQRLADKDIKSSATLQTSHTEDAEMKDAQNGVEDKSEVEAEA; encoded by the exons ATGACGGCGGAGGAGATGAAAGCGGACGGGGCTCCCCTGGAAGGGGTGGACATCACTCCCAAGCAGGATGAGGGCGTCCTCAAG GTTGTCAAGAGAGAAGGCAGTGGGACAGAGTCTCCGATGATAGGTGATAAGGTGACCGTCCATTACACGGGGTGGCTTCTCGATGGCACAAAATTTGACTCCAGTCTGGACAGAAAAGACAAATTCTCATTTGACTTGGGGAAAG GTGAGGTGATCAAAGCATGGGACATTGCTGTGGCCACTATGAAGATTGGTGAAATCTGTCGGATTACGTGTAAACCAGAATATGCCTATGGCTCAGCTGGGAGCCCTCCAAAGATACCTCCCAATGCTACGCTGATTTTTGAG ATAGAACTTTTTGAGTTCAAGGGGGAGGACCTCACTGATGAAGAAGATGGTGGCATCATCCGAAGAATCCGTAAAAAAGGAGAGGGCTACTCCAGGCCCAATGAGGATGCACTTGTAGAGA TCCAGTTTGAAGGCCGACACGGAGATCGTGTTTTTGACAAGCGGGAATTGCGGTTTGAGATTggagaaggtgaaaactttgatATTCCTCATGGGCTGGAGAAAGCAATTCAAAAAATGGAGAAATCAGAGGAATCTGTGTTCTATCTCAAGCCCAG CTATGGTTTTGGAAGTGCTGGGAATGAGAAATTTAAGATCCCTCCAGATGCAGAGCTGCAGTATGAAGTGAAACTCAAAAGCTTTGAAAAG GCTAAGGAGTCCTGGGAAATGAACACAGATGAGAAGTTGGAACAGAGCTCTATCGTGAAGGAGAGAGGCACTCAGTACTTCAAG GAGGGGAAATACAAGCGGGCAGCATTACAGTATAAGAAGATTGTGTCGTGGCTGGAGCACGAGTCGGGACTCTCCGAGGAGGAGGAATCAAAAGCCAAAAGCCTGAGGCTTGCTGCCCACCTTAACTTAGCTATGTGCCATCTCAAGCTAAAGGAATACTCCCAGGCTTTGGAGAACTGCAACAAG GCACTAGAACTGGATAGCAACAATGAAAAAGGCCTTTTCCGGCGAGGAGAAGCTCACTTGGCTGTCAATGACTTTGAGTTGGCCCGAGCAGATTTCCAGAAGGTGATACAACTTTATCCAAGTAACAAAGCTGCCAAAGTGCAGCTGGTGACTTGTCAGCAGAAAATCCGGGAGCAGcatgagaaggagaagaagatgtACGCCAACATGTTCCAAAGGCTCGCAGACAAAGACATAAAG TCATCTGCTACTCTTCAGACAAGCCACACTGAAGATGCAGAAATGAAAGATGCGCAGAATGGAGTTGAAGATAAATCAGAAGTTGAAGCAGAAGCATAA